The proteins below are encoded in one region of Geobacter sp.:
- a CDS encoding methyltransferase domain-containing protein: MSDTLLTRLPQCPICGVLVRKKSFTISGTEILHRKNYILTIEERDWLASTTFPVMHCTGCGLYFHQFVPSERLSEALYNRWIPLNSSLAKVQDNPVGYLYFLSYLLNIHGYYCKDNSSLHGRSLLEVGCGWGKFMEMAQLFGLQTSGVEYTHEKLSYVREKGMLAYLPEELPTEATFDIVAMLQVLEHLPSPFDFVHQYACRVKPGGLFIVEVPNCNHLAIRRILYRIVGREIFGAYQPLEHVNCFTSHSLDQLMSRVGFFRLRQSQRCIKTRLGIFCFRRSLVGMVAETILGSTGRIYVRNNERH; encoded by the coding sequence ATGAGTGACACGCTCCTTACACGCTTGCCACAATGTCCGATCTGCGGTGTGCTGGTTCGGAAAAAATCATTTACAATAAGTGGCACTGAAATCCTTCATAGAAAAAACTACATTCTGACGATCGAAGAACGTGATTGGCTTGCCTCAACCACCTTCCCTGTCATGCATTGCACTGGCTGCGGACTTTATTTCCATCAGTTTGTCCCTTCCGAGAGATTATCAGAAGCTCTGTACAACAGATGGATTCCACTGAACAGCAGCCTTGCCAAGGTCCAGGATAATCCTGTGGGATACTTGTATTTTCTTTCATATCTTCTCAACATTCACGGTTACTACTGCAAAGACAATTCAAGCTTACATGGTCGCTCACTTCTTGAGGTTGGCTGCGGATGGGGCAAGTTCATGGAGATGGCCCAATTGTTTGGACTGCAAACGAGCGGTGTTGAGTACACACATGAAAAACTCTCGTACGTGCGCGAAAAAGGGATGTTAGCCTATCTTCCAGAAGAACTGCCAACTGAGGCAACGTTTGATATAGTTGCAATGCTTCAAGTCCTTGAGCACTTACCTTCGCCGTTTGATTTTGTACATCAATATGCCTGTAGGGTCAAACCAGGGGGACTTTTTATTGTAGAAGTCCCAAACTGTAATCACCTTGCAATTCGACGAATTCTTTACCGTATTGTCGGCCGAGAAATATTTGGCGCCTACCAACCATTGGAACATGTAAACTGCTTTACGTCTCATTCCCTTGACCAACTAATGTCTCGAGTTGGATTTTTTCGGCTTAGACAGTCACAACGGTGCATCAAGACTCGTCTTGGCATATTCTGTTTCAGACGCTCACTTGTGGGGATGGTTGCCGAGACGATTCTTGGTTCAACAGGAAGAATATACGTGAGGAACAATGAACGGCATTGA
- a CDS encoding glycosyltransferase translates to MPRLIMLSRDRFPSERAHSINQIRMCDGFADAGWNVLLLYPDHAYNLPGDLHEFYGLRNRINTIKMKCIAHDITLPAWLMKGRIEQLKNKFITDVVGATTTFSIIRHLLKLVRSGDLCHRDIIYGRSGYFALFIVKLLFLIMGRPNKVALEIHHPPHGRAGLIKFFLKRLDHVFVINNFLLNVFQEKGFKRVSVVPDGVDVVPFNTLLQSSTKFEIRSRLGLPQNCKIVVYAGHLYAYKGVDDLLRTAVLFPEVTFLIVGGFADDVARNRSIAETLGLSNIVFTGFVSPSAVPEYLVASDICVYTLKPNAPIRDFTSPIKLFEYLASGNPTIAANVPGVRDIIRHEESGLLYPPGDDNSLSLAIYRLLSDCELSSRIAHAGIEVAAAHSWSRRAQYVLEILK, encoded by the coding sequence ATGCCACGTCTGATCATGCTGAGTCGCGATCGCTTCCCAAGTGAACGTGCTCACTCAATCAACCAGATCCGCATGTGTGACGGATTTGCCGATGCAGGGTGGAATGTGCTTCTTCTCTATCCAGACCACGCCTACAACCTACCTGGGGACTTGCACGAGTTCTATGGATTGAGAAACCGCATCAATACTATAAAGATGAAATGTATTGCCCATGACATAACTCTACCTGCTTGGCTGATGAAAGGACGGATCGAACAACTAAAAAACAAATTCATTACTGATGTGGTTGGAGCTACCACAACATTCTCGATTATCCGTCATCTTCTCAAGCTGGTTAGAAGTGGTGATCTGTGCCACAGGGATATCATCTACGGGCGAAGTGGTTACTTCGCCCTCTTCATAGTCAAGTTGCTATTTCTTATTATGGGTCGACCCAATAAGGTTGCACTTGAAATTCACCATCCCCCTCATGGTCGAGCCGGACTGATTAAATTCTTTCTAAAACGACTCGATCATGTCTTTGTTATAAATAATTTTCTTCTAAATGTATTTCAGGAGAAAGGTTTTAAACGCGTGTCTGTAGTGCCAGACGGTGTTGATGTCGTTCCCTTCAACACATTGCTCCAATCTTCCACAAAGTTCGAAATCCGATCACGGCTAGGGCTCCCACAGAATTGCAAGATCGTGGTATACGCTGGACATCTATACGCATATAAGGGTGTTGATGACCTTTTGCGTACAGCGGTTTTGTTTCCAGAGGTGACCTTCTTGATCGTGGGAGGCTTTGCAGACGATGTAGCTCGAAACCGGAGCATCGCTGAAACGCTAGGCCTTTCAAATATAGTCTTTACAGGATTTGTATCCCCTTCCGCAGTACCGGAATACCTTGTAGCGTCAGATATATGCGTCTATACACTCAAACCAAACGCTCCTATAAGGGATTTCACTTCACCGATCAAGCTGTTTGAGTATCTCGCCTCTGGCAACCCCACTATTGCTGCCAATGTACCCGGGGTACGCGATATAATCCGACATGAGGAGTCAGGTCTACTCTATCCACCGGGTGATGACAATTCCTTGTCACTCGCGATATATAGGCTTCTGTCTGATTGCGAGCTTTCTTCCCGAATAGCTCATGCGGGGATTGAAGTTGCGGCTGCTCATTCTTGGTCACGCAGGGCTCAATATGTTTTGGAGATACTTAAATGA
- a CDS encoding glycosyltransferase: MQRVDIAFLTIAFQRGGAERVISTLSHSLKFTSMLVLYADAKLGYPFNGKVMCLDGSSPSRIWPSRFLRRVIRLHHVLKNFRVSRLISFMPRPNILALLLKWSGLYCGQLIINEVSVLSRRPIGSTMKWCITHLYSKADLIVVPSRYIRDELVDRFGVPANKVSIIHNPFDLKAIAQLLLEPITLPWTDKDVRIVVSAGRLTALKGFDVLIKAFAAVRSKMNVRLMILGDGECDAQLRQLAAELGLTSDIYFAGWQSNPYAFFARADIFVLSSHNEGFGNVIVESMCCGLPVISTDCPGGPAEILGDGEYGILVPPNNPEALADAILRVLQNDELRQFLARISLVRCQDFDVSTIVKRWNEEVAPCHV, from the coding sequence ATGCAAAGAGTAGATATTGCATTCCTGACCATCGCTTTTCAGCGTGGAGGTGCAGAAAGAGTCATTTCGACCCTTTCGCACTCCCTGAAATTTACGAGCATGCTTGTTCTCTACGCAGACGCAAAATTGGGCTATCCATTTAATGGCAAGGTCATGTGCCTTGATGGGTCCTCTCCGTCGCGTATCTGGCCCAGTCGATTTCTGAGACGAGTCATAAGACTGCATCATGTATTGAAAAATTTTCGTGTCAGCCGACTAATCTCATTCATGCCTCGCCCCAATATACTTGCACTTTTGCTAAAGTGGAGCGGGCTTTACTGCGGGCAACTCATCATCAATGAAGTAAGTGTTCTTTCACGTCGGCCAATTGGTTCAACAATGAAATGGTGCATTACGCATCTTTATTCTAAGGCAGATCTAATCGTTGTTCCGTCGCGATACATCCGTGACGAACTAGTCGATCGATTCGGCGTACCCGCAAACAAAGTATCAATTATTCACAACCCCTTCGATCTTAAGGCAATAGCCCAATTGTTACTTGAGCCGATCACGCTGCCTTGGACTGATAAGGATGTCCGAATTGTTGTCTCGGCAGGACGACTTACAGCACTAAAAGGTTTTGACGTGTTAATTAAGGCCTTTGCCGCTGTCCGTTCAAAGATGAACGTCAGACTTATGATCCTAGGAGATGGTGAGTGCGACGCGCAATTGCGCCAACTTGCAGCTGAATTAGGCTTGACGTCGGACATCTACTTCGCAGGCTGGCAGTCAAATCCCTATGCTTTTTTCGCTCGAGCTGACATCTTTGTCCTATCATCACATAATGAAGGATTTGGTAACGTAATTGTGGAATCCATGTGCTGCGGACTGCCCGTTATAAGCACAGATTGTCCGGGAGGGCCGGCAGAAATACTAGGAGATGGTGAGTATGGAATTCTAGTCCCTCCCAACAATCCAGAAGCACTTGCCGATGCGATTCTTCGCGTCTTGCAAAATGATGAACTCAGGCAATTTCTTGCGAGAATAAGCTTGGTAAGATGCCAAGATTTTGATGTATCAACGATTGTTAAACGTTGGAATGAAGAGGTGGCACCATGCCACGTCTGA
- a CDS encoding methyltransferase domain-containing protein, with amino-acid sequence MLNLSPKCPACDNPESIQEGRVHRFHKVSFTLYCCPRCELFYWDPLYIDPTLYKEIEEPLYGAYHADLMGDSKMADSPLDRLPLESGRLLDIGCANGTLMLHAQNRGFEVHGIDFDSISVAKAQQKGLENAHAMSLDEFMISNDGQSRPLFDVITFFDVLEHQDDPQRFIRQVRELLKPGGYILGKVPNRNRFLQKVRYMLDYDYPPHHLLMWSSEALRHFLADQGFQDIVSNVPPFDFKRFIWHLEKKILGRGLAKTLKGMVFGVDDNLANIPCETLEKHTGKSGSLLRSLKKIEDFVFAILAAPLFPFYRHRNNHIIFSAKK; translated from the coding sequence ATGCTCAACCTTTCACCAAAGTGTCCTGCATGTGACAACCCTGAAAGTATACAGGAAGGTCGTGTACACCGTTTCCACAAAGTATCTTTCACTTTGTATTGCTGTCCACGTTGCGAATTGTTTTACTGGGACCCTCTCTATATCGATCCGACATTATACAAGGAAATCGAAGAACCCCTCTACGGCGCATACCATGCTGATCTAATGGGTGACTCCAAAATGGCAGATTCCCCATTGGACAGGCTACCGCTCGAGTCTGGGCGACTTTTGGACATTGGTTGTGCAAACGGTACCCTCATGTTGCATGCACAAAATCGCGGATTCGAAGTCCACGGCATCGATTTCGACAGTATATCAGTTGCAAAGGCTCAGCAGAAAGGGCTTGAAAATGCCCATGCCATGTCTCTAGACGAGTTCATGATCTCTAACGATGGGCAAAGTCGACCCCTTTTTGACGTGATTACATTTTTCGACGTTCTTGAGCATCAAGACGATCCACAACGTTTTATCCGGCAAGTTCGGGAACTTCTAAAGCCCGGCGGCTATATACTTGGTAAGGTGCCAAATCGCAATCGATTCCTTCAGAAGGTACGCTACATGCTTGATTACGATTATCCTCCGCACCATTTGCTGATGTGGTCAAGTGAGGCATTGCGGCATTTTCTTGCTGACCAAGGCTTTCAGGATATCGTATCAAACGTCCCCCCCTTTGATTTCAAACGGTTTATCTGGCACCTCGAGAAAAAGATCCTCGGACGTGGTTTGGCCAAGACACTCAAGGGGATGGTATTTGGGGTAGATGATAATCTTGCGAATATTCCGTGTGAAACTCTCGAAAAGCATACCGGGAAAAGTGGCAGTTTGCTGCGTTCACTGAAAAAGATAGAGGACTTCGTATTCGCTATCCTTGCAGCCCCCTTATTCCCCTTTTACCGGCATCGGAATAACCATATTATCTTTTCGGCAAAGAAGTAA